A genomic segment from Bacillota bacterium encodes:
- a CDS encoding class I SAM-dependent methyltransferase: MNRDPYAPIAELYDFEHEGFQEDIPFYQALARRTGGVVLEVGCGSGRITTALGRAGLTVIGVDPSPVLLERARQRSAGLATVRYLAGEATALPLDEPIGLAIFALDTFAHLLEGAAQLRALAEVRRLLTRRGRLVIDLSLPDPATWRQEEGLLVHAWTRRAGTATVQKCYARHLDELAQQQKIFLCYDRWPEGEAVHRVSTQLRLRFFYPPELTLLLRLSRFEPEGWYGDYDLTPLEEASARLIVIARPVGRAPRGGGDVR, encoded by the coding sequence ATGAACCGCGACCCCTACGCGCCGATTGCGGAGCTCTACGACTTCGAGCACGAGGGCTTTCAGGAAGATATTCCCTTCTACCAGGCGCTGGCCCGGCGGACTGGTGGCGTCGTCCTGGAAGTTGGCTGCGGAAGCGGCCGCATCACCACCGCCCTTGGGCGGGCGGGGCTGACGGTCATCGGCGTGGATCCGTCGCCAGTCTTGCTGGAGCGAGCGCGCCAGCGCTCAGCTGGGCTCGCGACGGTGCGCTATCTCGCGGGCGAGGCGACCGCGCTCCCGCTGGATGAGCCGATTGGGCTGGCGATCTTCGCCCTCGATACCTTCGCCCACCTGCTGGAGGGTGCGGCCCAGCTCCGGGCACTCGCGGAAGTGCGGCGGCTGCTCACCCGCCGGGGCCGGCTGGTCATCGACCTCTCCCTGCCTGACCCGGCAACCTGGCGGCAGGAAGAGGGGCTGCTGGTGCATGCCTGGACCCGCCGCGCTGGCACAGCAACGGTCCAGAAATGCTACGCCCGCCACCTCGATGAGCTGGCCCAGCAGCAGAAGATATTCCTCTGCTACGACCGCTGGCCAGAGGGAGAAGCCGTCCACCGGGTGAGCACCCAGCTGCGGCTGCGCTTCTTCTACCCGCCGGAGCTGACGCTGCTGCTACGCCTGAGCCGCTTCGAACCAGAGGGGTGGTATGGCGACTATGACCTTACGCCGCTGGAGGAAGCGAGTGCGCGGCTGATTGTGATCGCCCGTCCCGTTGGGCGGGCGCCACGGGGGGGCGGTGATGTCCGGTGA
- a CDS encoding tetratricopeptide repeat protein: MSGDLAALVEGGKLLARLGARGPAEAVLRMVLAHEPEQLDALLWLGAIVSTPQEALDLIGRAYTVAPTDPRAKAGLAWARARLQPEGPAEPLAPSAPEPLTPPRGRSSEHEPLPPHATAPLAEVRRAALLEQARQALEAGDLNEALLAADAVARQEPRSLEALAILGVAYYRAGRAAEAERVYRRMLAIAPDHAEALANLGVLQLEAGRVEEAERAFRRALAADPTLDEVRLALADLLASQGRVDAAVAEWRLVADRNPAVLEFQVKIGAAYETAGRFEEAAAAYLRALDRHGDDPSLRLRLGRVLRAMGRTGAAVEQLREACCGPLATAECFVEFARAVLELGRLEEALRALDRALALAPDDPAALDLLARLQPPSRRTWMPLARQRETPPSAPQLIGPSRGILERLRRG, translated from the coding sequence ATGTCCGGTGACCTCGCGGCTCTCGTCGAGGGGGGGAAGTTGCTTGCCCGGCTGGGCGCGCGTGGCCCGGCCGAGGCGGTGCTGCGGATGGTGCTTGCGCACGAGCCAGAGCAGCTCGATGCCTTGCTCTGGCTGGGTGCGATCGTTAGCACCCCCCAGGAAGCACTTGACCTCATCGGGCGTGCCTATACGGTGGCGCCGACCGACCCGCGTGCAAAGGCGGGGCTGGCCTGGGCGCGCGCTCGCCTCCAGCCGGAGGGCCCCGCGGAGCCACTCGCTCCGTCCGCGCCCGAGCCGCTGACACCACCGCGTGGCCGCTCATCCGAGCACGAACCGCTGCCACCCCACGCGACGGCCCCGCTGGCGGAAGTCCGGCGGGCAGCCCTGCTCGAACAAGCGCGTCAGGCACTGGAGGCTGGTGATCTGAACGAGGCGCTGCTGGCCGCTGATGCCGTGGCGCGCCAGGAGCCACGCTCCCTCGAAGCCCTGGCCATCCTGGGGGTCGCCTATTACCGGGCTGGCCGAGCTGCGGAAGCGGAACGGGTCTACCGGCGGATGCTGGCCATCGCGCCTGACCATGCCGAGGCGCTCGCGAACCTGGGAGTGCTCCAGCTCGAAGCCGGACGAGTTGAGGAGGCCGAGCGTGCGTTCCGGCGTGCCCTGGCGGCTGACCCGACCCTGGACGAAGTGCGCCTCGCGCTTGCTGACCTGCTGGCAAGCCAGGGACGGGTGGATGCGGCAGTGGCGGAATGGCGGCTGGTCGCCGACCGCAACCCGGCAGTCCTGGAGTTTCAGGTCAAGATCGGCGCGGCGTATGAGACGGCTGGTCGCTTCGAGGAGGCAGCGGCCGCGTACCTGCGCGCCCTCGACCGCCACGGCGATGACCCTTCCCTCCGGCTGCGGCTCGGTCGGGTGCTGCGGGCGATGGGACGCACTGGTGCCGCCGTCGAGCAGCTCCGCGAGGCGTGCTGTGGACCGCTAGCGACCGCGGAATGCTTCGTGGAATTCGCACGCGCCGTGCTCGAGCTTGGGCGGTTGGAGGAAGCTCTGCGCGCCCTCGACCGTGCCCTCGCGCTCGCTCCCGACGACCCGGCTGCGCTTGACCTTCTCGCGCGCCTGCAGCCACCTTCCCGCCGCACCTGGATGCCCCTCGCCCGCCAGCGGGAGACGCCACCGTCAGCTCCGCAGCTGATCGGGCCGTCCCGCGGTATCCTTGAGCGGTTGCGGCGAGGTTAG
- a CDS encoding uracil-DNA glycosylase encodes MTDRTAALRALEEQMRACTRCPLAEGRTQAVPGEGPATAEIVFIGEGPGFHEDRQGRPFVGPAGQLLNELLASVGLERGQVYITNVVKCRPSNNRDPLPHEIDACRPWLDQQLDLIAPLLICTLGRYSLARYSKSGISRVHGQPLRAGESWVLPLYHPAAALHNQALRPVLFEDFKQVPTLLARARAERQASTSPATPPPAEPKQLSLF; translated from the coding sequence ATGACTGACCGCACCGCGGCGCTCCGGGCCCTGGAAGAGCAAATGCGGGCCTGCACCCGCTGTCCGCTCGCAGAAGGGCGCACGCAGGCCGTGCCGGGCGAAGGGCCGGCCACCGCCGAGATCGTCTTCATCGGAGAGGGTCCGGGGTTTCACGAAGACCGCCAGGGTCGCCCCTTCGTTGGACCGGCTGGGCAGTTGCTGAACGAACTGCTCGCCTCCGTCGGCCTCGAGCGCGGACAGGTCTACATCACAAACGTCGTCAAATGCCGGCCATCCAACAACCGCGACCCCCTTCCGCATGAGATCGACGCCTGCCGCCCCTGGCTCGACCAGCAACTCGACCTGATCGCTCCTCTGCTCATCTGCACCCTCGGCCGCTATTCGCTGGCGCGCTATTCGAAATCCGGTATCTCGCGCGTGCACGGCCAACCGCTCCGCGCCGGCGAGAGCTGGGTGCTGCCCCTCTACCATCCGGCCGCAGCATTACATAATCAGGCGTTGCGTCCGGTCCTGTTTGAGGACTTCAAACAGGTTCCTACCCTCCTTGCCCGCGCGCGTGCCGAGCGCCAGGCCAGCACCTCGCCCGCCACCCCGCCACCGGCCGAGCCGAAGCAGCTCAGCCTCTTCTGA
- the plsX gene encoding phosphate acyltransferase PlsX: protein MEIVVDAMGGDHAPTEVVKGALRAAQTLPLPITLVGQRAAIERALAGQPLPPTLSVLEAPTVIGMDEHPARAVRSRRDSSVVVGIERVRERGGAFVSAGNSGATMAAALLVLGRLPGVARPALATVFPTQQGRVVLIDVGANADVRPTWLRQFALMGSLYAEKVLGIPHPRVGLLSNGEEETKGNQLVQEAFPLLKSAPITFLGNVEGRHIPTGVVDVVVTDGFTGNVVIKLAEGIAETLFAILRRELTATLPRRLAAAVLRPAFRRVASRLDYAEYGGAPLLGVRGVVIIAHGRSDARAIVAAIRVAKEALDQRLVEAIAEGIAATGKEEDVDD from the coding sequence ATGGAGATCGTGGTCGACGCAATGGGAGGGGATCACGCCCCCACGGAAGTGGTCAAGGGGGCGCTGCGAGCGGCGCAGACCCTGCCACTGCCAATCACCCTCGTTGGCCAGCGGGCGGCCATCGAGCGCGCATTGGCTGGCCAGCCGCTCCCGCCCACGCTCAGCGTGCTCGAGGCGCCTACCGTCATCGGGATGGACGAGCATCCCGCGCGGGCGGTGCGCAGTCGGCGCGACTCGTCGGTGGTGGTCGGTATCGAGCGCGTCCGCGAGCGTGGCGGCGCCTTTGTCTCGGCTGGGAATAGCGGCGCGACGATGGCAGCCGCCCTGCTGGTGCTCGGCCGATTGCCGGGGGTAGCGCGACCCGCCCTCGCGACGGTCTTTCCCACCCAGCAGGGGCGAGTCGTCCTGATCGACGTCGGGGCGAATGCGGATGTGCGCCCGACCTGGCTGCGCCAGTTCGCTCTGATGGGCAGTCTCTATGCCGAGAAGGTGTTGGGCATCCCCCATCCCCGGGTCGGCTTGCTCTCGAACGGTGAGGAAGAGACCAAAGGCAACCAACTCGTGCAAGAGGCATTCCCGCTCCTCAAGAGCGCACCAATCACCTTTCTCGGCAATGTCGAGGGACGGCATATCCCGACCGGCGTTGTCGATGTGGTTGTGACCGATGGCTTTACCGGGAACGTCGTGATCAAGCTGGCGGAAGGGATTGCCGAGACCCTCTTTGCCATCTTACGGCGCGAACTCACGGCGACGCTTCCCAGGCGCCTCGCCGCAGCGGTGCTGCGCCCAGCCTTCCGGCGGGTCGCCAGCCGGCTGGACTACGCTGAGTACGGCGGCGCGCCACTGCTTGGGGTGCGTGGGGTCGTGATTATCGCCCACGGTCGCTCAGATGCCCGGGCGATCGTGGCGGCTATCCGCGTGGCCAAAGAGGCGCTTGACCAGCGCCTGGTCGAGGCGATCGCGGAGGGGATAGCTGCCACCGGCAAGGAGGAGGACGTCGATGACTGA
- a CDS encoding cob(I)yrinic acid a,c-diamide adenosyltransferase — MATITTRTGDDGTTGLLGPERVPKDDLRIEALGALDEAQSALGLARALASAGAGQRLLAIQRALYRLMGELSTLGQPDAEALVRTYDLATSAEQVAELEREIFAWREAAPSQFILPGSSPFDGALHLGRALVRRAERRVVSLQRQGYALNPETVRYLNRLSDWLYLFAQHEANTPPPLARERTRRVRKRSATSAPRVAPPSA, encoded by the coding sequence ATGGCAACGATTACGACCCGCACGGGAGACGACGGCACCACCGGGCTGCTCGGGCCAGAACGGGTGCCGAAAGATGACCTCCGCATCGAAGCGCTCGGTGCCCTGGACGAGGCGCAGTCCGCGCTCGGCCTAGCGCGGGCCCTGGCCTCCGCTGGCGCTGGGCAGCGCCTGCTCGCTATCCAGCGCGCGCTCTACCGCCTGATGGGGGAGCTTTCCACCCTGGGCCAGCCGGATGCCGAGGCACTCGTCCGTACCTACGACCTCGCGACGAGCGCCGAGCAGGTCGCCGAGCTCGAACGCGAGATCTTCGCGTGGCGCGAGGCGGCGCCAAGCCAGTTCATCCTCCCCGGATCCTCCCCTTTCGACGGGGCGCTCCACCTTGGGCGAGCGCTGGTTCGCCGGGCTGAACGCCGCGTCGTCAGCCTGCAGCGGCAGGGCTACGCCCTCAATCCCGAGACGGTACGTTATCTCAACCGGCTCTCGGACTGGCTCTACCTTTTCGCCCAGCACGAGGCGAACACGCCGCCCCCGCTCGCGCGCGAGCGGACACGACGGGTGCGCAAGCGCTCGGCTACCTCTGCTCCACGCGTTGCTCCGCCATCGGCCTGA
- a CDS encoding tyrosine recombinase XerD — protein METDVTEFLNYLSVERKFSPNTLAAYRNDLAQFVAYLRAESPAVQLLEEWSAVTAEDALNYLAALRERGYAPATVARKVAAIKSFFRFLRAGGIITSDPTEQLEGPKVGKPVPRAISVEEVARLLEQPTRSTTPEARRDKAMLELLYATGMRVSELVALNLSDVNLLAGFVRCLGKNGRERVLPIPPAAAAAVQTYVSEARPHLVRSPEVEALFVNHRGERLTRQGFWLIIKGYARAAQLTTEITPHTLRHSLAAHKLAEGADLKSVQELLGHASIATTQIYERVQAVGAPRR, from the coding sequence GTGGAAACGGATGTCACTGAGTTCCTGAACTACCTCTCGGTCGAGCGGAAGTTCTCGCCGAACACCCTCGCGGCCTATCGGAACGACCTCGCGCAGTTCGTGGCCTACCTCCGCGCCGAGAGCCCGGCGGTCCAGCTGCTGGAGGAGTGGTCGGCGGTGACGGCGGAAGACGCTCTGAACTACCTGGCCGCGCTGCGGGAACGCGGCTACGCTCCGGCAACCGTGGCGCGGAAGGTGGCGGCGATCAAGTCGTTCTTCCGTTTCCTGCGCGCGGGCGGGATCATCACCAGCGACCCGACCGAGCAGTTGGAAGGGCCGAAAGTCGGGAAGCCGGTCCCGCGGGCGATTTCGGTCGAGGAGGTGGCCCGCTTACTGGAGCAGCCCACTCGCAGCACCACGCCCGAGGCACGGCGCGATAAGGCGATGCTGGAGCTGCTCTACGCGACCGGCATGCGCGTCTCCGAACTGGTGGCGCTCAACCTGAGCGATGTCAACCTGCTGGCGGGCTTCGTGCGCTGCCTGGGCAAGAACGGCCGCGAACGCGTGCTCCCCATTCCACCGGCGGCTGCTGCCGCGGTGCAGACCTACGTCAGCGAGGCCCGACCCCACCTGGTGCGCTCGCCAGAGGTCGAGGCGCTCTTCGTCAACCATCGGGGGGAGCGGCTGACCCGCCAGGGGTTCTGGCTGATCATCAAGGGGTACGCCCGCGCTGCCCAGCTAACGACCGAGATCACGCCCCACACCCTGCGTCATAGCCTCGCAGCCCACAAGCTGGCCGAGGGGGCCGACCTGAAGTCGGTCCAGGAGCTGCTTGGTCACGCCTCGATCGCAACGACCCAGATCTATGAGCGGGTGCAAGCGGTGGGGGCTCCCCGCCGGTAG
- a CDS encoding sensor histidine kinase, which yields MSAPFRWLRRLALAQTARYLERHEQQVLATWDRLLAEARLSTRRRDVEGVVARGRDNLRLLVAALRAQSEEEEAQVASEASRWGADRAMWGIEQGLELGDLLQPLSLFRVAVQQNVQRMLARRLWVAVPSDVLAAVARINAAIDLQLVAISEEYLRARDRIIRANEEALERSNRQLLLLNQEMQHRVRNNLQMIADLLSLEIANGITKPPAELLRESLTRVRCIAAVHDLLSPESGETTDMAELASRVVAIAVRGLAGSRQIAVSVQGQAWKLPTKAATSLALVLNELISNCLEHAFPNRECGRIEVSFATEQGEGVMRVVDDGVGLPPGFTLDAGQNLGLRIARALIADDLKGALELTSAQGAMATVRFPLAAVGGVPVEEAPVLRPMAEQRVEQR from the coding sequence ATGAGCGCCCCCTTTCGTTGGCTGCGTCGCCTCGCCCTGGCGCAGACTGCGCGCTATCTCGAACGGCACGAGCAGCAAGTTCTCGCCACCTGGGACCGTCTACTGGCGGAGGCGCGCCTGTCCACCCGCCGCCGCGACGTCGAAGGGGTAGTTGCGCGCGGGCGGGACAACCTCCGTCTCCTCGTGGCCGCCTTGCGGGCCCAGAGCGAGGAGGAAGAGGCCCAAGTGGCGAGTGAGGCCTCCCGCTGGGGTGCCGATCGTGCCATGTGGGGCATCGAGCAGGGGTTGGAACTGGGCGATCTGCTGCAGCCGCTCTCGCTCTTTCGGGTGGCCGTCCAGCAAAATGTCCAGCGGATGCTCGCTCGCCGGCTCTGGGTGGCCGTTCCGAGCGATGTGCTGGCGGCGGTCGCCCGGATTAACGCCGCAATCGACCTCCAGCTGGTCGCGATCTCGGAGGAGTACCTCCGCGCCCGCGACCGGATCATCCGCGCCAATGAAGAGGCGCTCGAACGGAGCAACCGGCAGCTGCTCTTGCTGAACCAGGAGATGCAACACCGGGTGCGCAACAACCTGCAGATGATTGCCGACCTGCTCTCGCTCGAGATCGCCAATGGCATCACCAAGCCGCCAGCCGAACTCTTGCGCGAGAGCCTGACGCGCGTCCGCTGTATTGCCGCGGTGCACGACCTCCTCTCCCCCGAGAGCGGGGAGACGACCGACATGGCGGAACTGGCCAGCCGGGTGGTGGCGATTGCGGTGCGCGGGCTGGCGGGCTCCCGTCAGATCGCGGTCAGCGTTCAGGGCCAGGCGTGGAAGCTCCCGACCAAGGCGGCGACCTCGCTCGCGCTGGTGCTCAACGAACTGATCAGCAACTGCCTCGAGCACGCCTTCCCCAACCGTGAGTGCGGGCGGATCGAAGTCAGCTTTGCGACCGAGCAGGGCGAGGGGGTGATGCGGGTCGTCGATGACGGCGTGGGGCTGCCGCCGGGCTTCACCCTTGATGCGGGGCAGAACCTGGGGCTGCGGATCGCGCGTGCGCTGATCGCCGACGACCTCAAGGGCGCCCTCGAACTGACCTCAGCCCAGGGCGCCATGGCAACCGTCCGCTTCCCCCTCGCTGCCGTCGGCGGAGTACCGGTCGAGGAAGCACCTGTGCTCAGGCCGATGGCGGAGCAACGCGTGGAGCAGAGGTAG